A window of the Euwallacea similis isolate ESF13 chromosome 20, ESF131.1, whole genome shotgun sequence genome harbors these coding sequences:
- the LOC136415387 gene encoding proton-coupled amino acid transporter-like protein CG1139 isoform X2, with protein sequence MEPLIIHNNYLIKQRKCWDPNKTEKGVVDDYDPHLHREVESPTTNAETLIHLLKGCLGTGILAMPEAFKLSGMINGIISTFLIGVLCTYCLHVLVKAQYIMCKKLRVALLTYPDSMKIACEMGPSCLRGFASYAPGLTNFFLIFYQMGICCVYVVFVGKNLKYVGDVYTSQPLSLIVYMLIVFIPFVLIICIKNLKLLAPFSILANIITLITFGVVCYYIFQNLESFSDRPAVGSLVDYPLYFGTTLFSLQAVGVVIALENNMATPKNFRQPFGVLNVGMILVTVIYVGMGMMGYWRYGEKIESSITMNFPITEILAQVIIISYSIAIYISYGLQGYVPVQIMWSNYIAKRMEDANEKKKAFYEYLLRIVCVIITFVLAMTVPLLGLFISLVGSFCLSALGIAFPAIIEMCANWPENSNPRTLLFWKDILLIVVGVIGLSAGSYSAIYAIAQKLATGDY encoded by the exons ATGGAACCACTTATCATTCACAATAATTACTTGATAAAGCAAAGGAAATGCTG gGATCCgaacaaaactgaaaaaggcGTAGTTGATGACTATGACCCTCATCTGCACAGAGAAGTGGAAAGTCCAACCAC aaaTGCTGAAACCCTCATCCATTTACTTAAAGGTTGTTTAGGGACTGGTATACTGGCAATGCCGGAAGCTTTTAAGCTTTCTGGCATGATAAATGGAATTATCTCCACCTTTCTTATAGGCGTTCTTTGTACATATTGCCTTCACGTTTTA GTTAAAGCCCAATATATAATGTGCAAGAAACTTAGAGTAGCTTTATTAACCTATCCAGATTCCATGAAAATTGCCTGTGAGATGGGTCCATCGTGCCTTAGAGGATTTGCTTCATACGCCCC AGGTTTGAcgaattttttcctcatattCTATCAAATGGGCATCTGCTGCGTCTATGTGGTGTTCGTGGgtaaaaacttgaaatatgTAGGAGATGTTTACACATCGCAACCTCTGAGCCTGATCGTCTACATGCTGATTGTTTTTATACCGTTCGTCCTCATCATCTGCATCAAGAACCTGAAGCTATTGGCACCTTTCTCTATTCTAGCCAACATAATCACGTTGATTACCTTCGGAGTAGTATGTTACTACATTTTCCAGAATCTGGAGAGCTTCAGTGATCGGCCTGCTGTTGGAAGCCTTGTGGACTACCCCCTGTATTTCGGCACCACCCTGTTCTCCCTTCAAGCAGTGGGAGTG GTCATAGCCCTAGAAAACAACATGGCAACCCCCAAGAACTTCAGGCAACCCTTTGGCGTGCTCAACGTCGGCATGATTCTTGTTACTGTGATATACGTAGGCATGGGCATGATGGGTTACTGGCGCTATGGGGAGAAGATTGAATCTAGTATTACCATGAATTTCCCCATCACAGAAAT ATTGGCTCAAGTCATCATCATATCCTATTCGATAGCTATTTATATTTCATATGGACTACAAGGTTATGTTCCCGTCCAGATCATGTGGTCAAATTACATCGCGAAGAGAATGGAAGATGCAAATGAGAAGAAGAAGGCTTTCTACGAGTACCTGCTCAGGATCGTTTGTGTTATTATTACAT TTGTCCTGGCCATGACTGTGCCCCTCCTAGGCCTCTTCATCTCCTTGGTGGGCTCATTTTGCCTCTCAGCCCTGGGAATTGCCTTCCCTGCCATCATCGAAATGTGTGCCAACTGGCCGGAGAATTCCAACCCCCGCACCCTACTCTTTTGGAAGGACATTCTCCTCATTGTCGTGGGGGTGATCGGCTTGTCAGCAGGCAGCTACAGCGCTATTTACGCGATAGCGCAAAAACTAGCTACCGGAGACTACTAG
- the bc10 gene encoding apoptosis inducing factor BLCAP encodes MYCLQWLIPVLLMPKPSNPALLQTHVMFMVLYLIGFFLERKPCTVCTLVFLVTVFLVCYSGSGNCLFWGAFCEDEKG; translated from the coding sequence ATGTACTGCTTGCAGTGGCTGATACCCGTATTGCTGATGCCAAAACCATCCAATCCAGCTCTATTACAGACCCATGTTATGTTTATGGTCCTATACCTAATTGGATTCTTCCTGGAACGCAAGCCTTGTACTGTGTGCACACTAGTGTTTTTAGTGACAGTATTCCTAGTTTGCTATAGTGGTTCAGGAAATTGCCTGTTTTGGGGTGCCTTCTGCGAAGATGAAAAGGGATAG
- the LOC136415387 gene encoding proton-coupled amino acid transporter-like protein CG1139 isoform X3 — MAQETLKLEPIGTNNKDPNKTEKGVVDDYDPHLHREVESPTTNAETLIHLLKGCLGTGILAMPEAFKLSGMINGIISTFLIGVLCTYCLHVLVKAQYIMCKKLRVALLTYPDSMKIACEMGPSCLRGFASYAPGLTNFFLIFYQMGICCVYVVFVGKNLKYVGDVYTSQPLSLIVYMLIVFIPFVLIICIKNLKLLAPFSILANIITLITFGVVCYYIFQNLESFSDRPAVGSLVDYPLYFGTTLFSLQAVGVVIALENNMATPKNFRQPFGVLNVGMILVTVIYVGMGMMGYWRYGEKIESSITMNFPITEILAQVIIISYSIAIYISYGLQGYVPVQIMWSNYIAKRMEDANEKKKAFYEYLLRIVCVIITFVLAMTVPLLGLFISLVGSFCLSALGIAFPAIIEMCANWPENSNPRTLLFWKDILLIVVGVIGLSAGSYSAIYAIAQKLATGDY, encoded by the exons ATGGCACAAGAGACGTTGAAGTTAGAGCCTATAGGAACTAATAATAA gGATCCgaacaaaactgaaaaaggcGTAGTTGATGACTATGACCCTCATCTGCACAGAGAAGTGGAAAGTCCAACCAC aaaTGCTGAAACCCTCATCCATTTACTTAAAGGTTGTTTAGGGACTGGTATACTGGCAATGCCGGAAGCTTTTAAGCTTTCTGGCATGATAAATGGAATTATCTCCACCTTTCTTATAGGCGTTCTTTGTACATATTGCCTTCACGTTTTA GTTAAAGCCCAATATATAATGTGCAAGAAACTTAGAGTAGCTTTATTAACCTATCCAGATTCCATGAAAATTGCCTGTGAGATGGGTCCATCGTGCCTTAGAGGATTTGCTTCATACGCCCC AGGTTTGAcgaattttttcctcatattCTATCAAATGGGCATCTGCTGCGTCTATGTGGTGTTCGTGGgtaaaaacttgaaatatgTAGGAGATGTTTACACATCGCAACCTCTGAGCCTGATCGTCTACATGCTGATTGTTTTTATACCGTTCGTCCTCATCATCTGCATCAAGAACCTGAAGCTATTGGCACCTTTCTCTATTCTAGCCAACATAATCACGTTGATTACCTTCGGAGTAGTATGTTACTACATTTTCCAGAATCTGGAGAGCTTCAGTGATCGGCCTGCTGTTGGAAGCCTTGTGGACTACCCCCTGTATTTCGGCACCACCCTGTTCTCCCTTCAAGCAGTGGGAGTG GTCATAGCCCTAGAAAACAACATGGCAACCCCCAAGAACTTCAGGCAACCCTTTGGCGTGCTCAACGTCGGCATGATTCTTGTTACTGTGATATACGTAGGCATGGGCATGATGGGTTACTGGCGCTATGGGGAGAAGATTGAATCTAGTATTACCATGAATTTCCCCATCACAGAAAT ATTGGCTCAAGTCATCATCATATCCTATTCGATAGCTATTTATATTTCATATGGACTACAAGGTTATGTTCCCGTCCAGATCATGTGGTCAAATTACATCGCGAAGAGAATGGAAGATGCAAATGAGAAGAAGAAGGCTTTCTACGAGTACCTGCTCAGGATCGTTTGTGTTATTATTACAT TTGTCCTGGCCATGACTGTGCCCCTCCTAGGCCTCTTCATCTCCTTGGTGGGCTCATTTTGCCTCTCAGCCCTGGGAATTGCCTTCCCTGCCATCATCGAAATGTGTGCCAACTGGCCGGAGAATTCCAACCCCCGCACCCTACTCTTTTGGAAGGACATTCTCCTCATTGTCGTGGGGGTGATCGGCTTGTCAGCAGGCAGCTACAGCGCTATTTACGCGATAGCGCAAAAACTAGCTACCGGAGACTACTAG
- the LOC136415387 gene encoding proton-coupled amino acid transporter-like protein CG1139 isoform X1, giving the protein MAQETLKLEPIGTNNKDPTEASVLLDKGDPNKTEKGVVDDYDPHLHREVESPTTNAETLIHLLKGCLGTGILAMPEAFKLSGMINGIISTFLIGVLCTYCLHVLVKAQYIMCKKLRVALLTYPDSMKIACEMGPSCLRGFASYAPGLTNFFLIFYQMGICCVYVVFVGKNLKYVGDVYTSQPLSLIVYMLIVFIPFVLIICIKNLKLLAPFSILANIITLITFGVVCYYIFQNLESFSDRPAVGSLVDYPLYFGTTLFSLQAVGVVIALENNMATPKNFRQPFGVLNVGMILVTVIYVGMGMMGYWRYGEKIESSITMNFPITEILAQVIIISYSIAIYISYGLQGYVPVQIMWSNYIAKRMEDANEKKKAFYEYLLRIVCVIITFVLAMTVPLLGLFISLVGSFCLSALGIAFPAIIEMCANWPENSNPRTLLFWKDILLIVVGVIGLSAGSYSAIYAIAQKLATGDY; this is encoded by the exons ATGGCACAAGAGACGTTGAAGTTAGAGCCTATAGGAACTAATAATAA AGACCCTACAGAGGCATCTGTATTGTTGGACAAAgg gGATCCgaacaaaactgaaaaaggcGTAGTTGATGACTATGACCCTCATCTGCACAGAGAAGTGGAAAGTCCAACCAC aaaTGCTGAAACCCTCATCCATTTACTTAAAGGTTGTTTAGGGACTGGTATACTGGCAATGCCGGAAGCTTTTAAGCTTTCTGGCATGATAAATGGAATTATCTCCACCTTTCTTATAGGCGTTCTTTGTACATATTGCCTTCACGTTTTA GTTAAAGCCCAATATATAATGTGCAAGAAACTTAGAGTAGCTTTATTAACCTATCCAGATTCCATGAAAATTGCCTGTGAGATGGGTCCATCGTGCCTTAGAGGATTTGCTTCATACGCCCC AGGTTTGAcgaattttttcctcatattCTATCAAATGGGCATCTGCTGCGTCTATGTGGTGTTCGTGGgtaaaaacttgaaatatgTAGGAGATGTTTACACATCGCAACCTCTGAGCCTGATCGTCTACATGCTGATTGTTTTTATACCGTTCGTCCTCATCATCTGCATCAAGAACCTGAAGCTATTGGCACCTTTCTCTATTCTAGCCAACATAATCACGTTGATTACCTTCGGAGTAGTATGTTACTACATTTTCCAGAATCTGGAGAGCTTCAGTGATCGGCCTGCTGTTGGAAGCCTTGTGGACTACCCCCTGTATTTCGGCACCACCCTGTTCTCCCTTCAAGCAGTGGGAGTG GTCATAGCCCTAGAAAACAACATGGCAACCCCCAAGAACTTCAGGCAACCCTTTGGCGTGCTCAACGTCGGCATGATTCTTGTTACTGTGATATACGTAGGCATGGGCATGATGGGTTACTGGCGCTATGGGGAGAAGATTGAATCTAGTATTACCATGAATTTCCCCATCACAGAAAT ATTGGCTCAAGTCATCATCATATCCTATTCGATAGCTATTTATATTTCATATGGACTACAAGGTTATGTTCCCGTCCAGATCATGTGGTCAAATTACATCGCGAAGAGAATGGAAGATGCAAATGAGAAGAAGAAGGCTTTCTACGAGTACCTGCTCAGGATCGTTTGTGTTATTATTACAT TTGTCCTGGCCATGACTGTGCCCCTCCTAGGCCTCTTCATCTCCTTGGTGGGCTCATTTTGCCTCTCAGCCCTGGGAATTGCCTTCCCTGCCATCATCGAAATGTGTGCCAACTGGCCGGAGAATTCCAACCCCCGCACCCTACTCTTTTGGAAGGACATTCTCCTCATTGTCGTGGGGGTGATCGGCTTGTCAGCAGGCAGCTACAGCGCTATTTACGCGATAGCGCAAAAACTAGCTACCGGAGACTACTAG